The Kroppenstedtia pulmonis genome has a segment encoding these proteins:
- the atpG gene encoding ATP synthase F1 subunit gamma — protein MANMQDIKRRINSSKSIRKITKAMEMVAASNLRRAQAQAESSRPYAEKLKEVVASVAASARDLEHPLLVSRPVKKTAYLVMTSDRGLAGGFNANLLRYLTRNIQQRHQSKDEYGIFIVGRKGRDFLKRRDYPLVDEVTGVPDSPEFSDIKPIANKAVEQFAQGIFDELILVYNEFINPMTQRPMEKRLLPLGDLQEGEQGVSSTPYEYEPSPEGILSVLLPRYAETLVYSALLESKASEFGARMTAMGNANDNATEMIDSLTLQFNRARQAAITQELSEIVAGANALS, from the coding sequence ATGGCCAACATGCAGGATATTAAGCGACGGATTAATTCTTCCAAGAGCATCCGCAAAATTACCAAGGCAATGGAAATGGTGGCGGCGTCCAATCTTCGCCGGGCTCAGGCCCAGGCAGAGTCTTCCCGCCCCTATGCGGAGAAGCTGAAGGAAGTGGTTGCTTCTGTGGCGGCGAGTGCCCGGGATCTGGAGCATCCGCTGTTGGTTTCCCGTCCCGTTAAAAAAACCGCTTACCTGGTGATGACCTCGGACCGGGGTTTGGCTGGCGGATTTAATGCCAACCTGTTGCGATATTTGACCCGCAACATCCAACAACGTCATCAGAGCAAGGATGAATACGGTATTTTTATCGTGGGTCGCAAGGGAAGAGATTTTCTGAAACGTCGGGATTACCCCCTTGTCGATGAGGTGACGGGAGTGCCTGACAGCCCGGAATTCAGTGATATCAAACCGATTGCGAACAAGGCAGTGGAACAGTTTGCCCAAGGTATTTTTGACGAATTGATCCTGGTATATAACGAGTTCATTAACCCCATGACCCAACGGCCCATGGAAAAACGGCTCCTCCCCCTGGGGGATCTGCAGGAAGGGGAACAAGGGGTCTCATCCACTCCCTATGAGTATGAGCCGTCCCCGGAGGGAATCTTGTCCGTTTTGTTGCCGCGGTATGCGGAAACCTTGGTATACAGTGCACTGCTGGAATCCAAGGCCAGTGAGTTTGGTGCCCGTATGACCGCCATGGGGAATGCCAACGACAATGCTACCGAGATGATTGACTCCTTGACACTCCAGTTTAACCGGGCGCGGCAGGCGGCTATCACCCAAGAGTTGTCGGAGATTGTTGCGGGAGCAAACGCTTTATCTTGA